GTTTCCTTGAAtccagcagaagaaaaatgctCAACTTAAAAACCTCatttaatgcttttaattttatattttaggcTTTCATTGATAATATATTCATCCTAAATGCACTAAAGAGCGTTAACGCACATCCTTCCCCCCCAGCAGAGTTAACACGCTAAAACAATCACTTCTCCCAACAAACGGCGTAAATATTTACATCTATGTACGACTTTACAGTTACACAGATTTTATTGTCACTAATTATAAatattctgtcatttaaaactcaaatagaaattaatattgtttacatttctttaattaaCTCAGTTGCAAATTCCTCTGGACTGTTTTGATGATTACACTGTATTTAtgttaaagttttgtctttactgtatttctattctttattctgtttttatgtattttctcttACTGTATTTGTAAGTCTATTTGCTTTGAATGTGACTTTGATCCTTCACTAAAGGATATTTCTGTTCtatttacattttggttttggCTTAGTGTCAAGattatttgtcatttatgtaaaaatcaactaattttgctctttaaatttaaatttgtagtGTAAATTATGGTGGAAAACACGCTAAATGTGGGTTTAACCAGAAAATTGactaaattatataaaataaaaaattctgcatGTCAAatatgaagtatttattttccctcACCGTCCTCTGTGtgacttaaatgtttgttttgttgcaagaATCACAAGTCTTATGGagcatctgttttgttttgaaatattttacatgaaaacaatCTGAGTTTAAAACCATCTAATCTGCTGCATCTGTAGCATTCAAACATCATAAGAGATTACGTTTACACTTACAGAAAGACATGAATGATGCACGCCTGAAATCAATGACTTTCTGAGGACGCAGCGTAGCAAAGAGCTGCGTTGATTCTGCAGGAGCAGcgacagcagcagaggaaaagcCTGGAAGAGAGTGAGGCCTCTGGGATGCAGAGAACAGCCCGAGGCCCCTCTGCTGCAGCGGTGGGTGCTGCAGCCTCTCTGCATGCAATCTTTGCAATCAGGCAGTGAGGCAGGCAGCGACTGTTTCAGATTATACTCAGGAAATCCTCGGTGCTCTCTGCTCAAAACAATTTACCCTGACATGAGCAGGGAGGAGAGCAGGCTGTGGGGTGGGGGGCTGCAGAGCTggaagtattattattattattattattattattattattattattattattattattattaggttttgtttgcttgtaTGTTCCTGTAAAGTGTCTGAGGAGCGGAGTGGCTCTTTCCCATGGCCCCGGAACCGACAGAATAAACTCTGtgagagaggaaaggaaaacatgGCAACAAAAAGCCAATGATCCGCAGCGGAAAATGACGAGAgacggacaaaaaaaaaaaacacaaaaaaaacccccactcCTGCAGCCTAACATGCGTTATGAAGCAGGCAGGgtattcaattaaaaaagaagcGAGCTGGTTCCTGTGTACACAGCGACAGGCAGCTGCTGATGTTGACTCCCTTTTGTGTGAATCTGAATCCACGTCCTTCATAATTTGTTGATTAAATAGCAAATAAACTGTccagagaaaacattaaaatttttcctgaattctttttaaaaatgcagcttttagcTTTCTTAATCCATACTAAATGCACAAATAACACGGAGACAGAtgcattaattttgttttattggaaaCTAATTATCATGGCTCTAATGAAAACGTTTCCTCCTAGTTTCCATCGCAAGAAGTTGCtagaattgtttttgttgttttaacaaaatatcatAAATTAAGCAGGTGTTTGATCCTGTTAAGTGTTTCTTGAGTTAAGAGGGagttttcaggaaaaacaaaaaataaaacatccattcAGCGGATGAAGAATAAGCGCATTAAGGAGTTTTGCTCTAACCAAAATTTAACGACAGACAGTCAGTCTATATTATAAGGTAGGCTACTATAgtgttattttttcatacatGTCTTCAATCTGACCAACGCGTCAGTTCTTTCTCTTcggttgttttggtttttctggttttatcaTGGCGGGCTCTTTAAGAGCCCAAATCCACAAGACTGGAGGTTAGAGGTCCCAACAAGGAGTCCTGCAGCTGGTGCGGGTGTCCGTGCATGCCGTGCACCGGCTGTGGGGCCCCCAGCCCGGACATGGGGTAAGCGGAGGCCCCGGGGTGGCTCATGTTGCCCTGGAGCAAAAGCGCAGAGTTCTGGTCGGGGCTCTGGGGCGGAGAAAACTCGTCCTCCGAGCTGGACATGAGAGACTTTCCTCCGTCCAGCGGGGacagctggttctgtttgttgCCGCCTGCGTTGCTGTTCTCGCTGTTCTCTctggaaattatatttttttaaaaaaggaagaaaaatgctcaattatgtgaaaagaaatactttttttttactatttaatgTTCAACAAGcctttgtttaaaaaacccccaacaaattCCACTCTGATTCTGACTAATCCAcgtcaaaaacaaatttattattattgttatgatTATTACTATTTCATTTGGCAAAttgatcattttgttgtttccttccTATTCGATTAATCGCAGGAGTTGTTCAATTTATGAAGTGgtatacaaataataaaaataaataaaataaaccttttacacattaaaaaaaggtCATATTTCTACAGACACTTTAGACCTAAACAAATGTCTGAAGCGTCTCAgctgacataaaaataatattcactCAGCTTCTTTCCCACAATCACATGACCTgtcctgtttttaattaatctgaaataaaaatgtaagcaaataaaaacaatgatgaCCAATGCTTCACTAACTCCATGATAAGCACCATTTTACCTCTTTTTACCGTGTTTTGTCCTTTATGTTGATGCTAAGTCAGAATAACTTCCAGACACTGAAAGCTGAagttacttttgaaaaaaatgggaAACATTTCTATGAAATCTGAGGTGTTTGTTGTATAATTCCGGTAATAAGAGGTGCTGTCTTCAAAATGCTATCAGAAGAAAACCGTATTAGAGTTAATCTTCCATGTTTTAGTGCTTCTAACTACTGCATGAatttgttgttgggtttttttttttacgtttttgaAATGTGAGAGCAGTTTTATGCTCCTTGGCAGCTGAACGCACCTCTCCTTGGCCTCGGCGGCTCTGTCCCTCTGCCGTCTGTTTTTGAACCAGTTGCTGACCTGCGTGGTGGTCAGTCCCGTGGCCTCTGCCAGCTCCCTCTTTTCCCGCGGGGACGGGTACGGGTTGTGCGTGTACCACTCCCGCAGGACTCCCCTGGACTTCTCCTTGAAGCAGTAGCTGGTCTCCTCGCCGTCCCAGATCGTGCGCGGCAGCGGGAATTTCCTCCGGACCCGGTACTTCCCCACGGCTCCGAGCGGCCGGCCGCGCAGCTTCTCCGCCTCCACGTAGTGCGCTTTGAgccagagctgctgcagcttcggGTGGTTGTGCGGAGAGAACTGGTGGCTCTCCAGGATTTTGTAAAGCTCTCTAAAGTTCCCGCGGTGAAACGCCACCACCGCCTTGGCTTTCAGGACGCTCTCGTTCTTGTGGAGGTGATCGCAGGCGGGCAGAGACCACAGGAAGCGGCCGAGCCTCTCCAGGTTTCCTCCTTGCTGCAGCACCTCGCAGACGCACGCCACTTGCTCCTGCGTAAACCCGAAGGACGGTAATATCGACATGATAAGCTCCTACACCGAAAATCCCAGGAATCCAAAGCGATTTCAGATCGTCCCGAAGCTTCTTAAATCCACCGCAGTCCCGTCCACGCTGCGCAGATCTGTGCGGGCAATCCGCTCCTCCGCAACCCCTGATGCGCGCAGCAGATTGGGATGTTGATTGTTGGGACAATTTGTTCCTGTTGGAGATATGTCAGGCTTAAAGGGAGCCTGTGCGTCTTGATGATTGGCTCTCCCTCTGCCCTGCACCCTGTACAGCAGAGCAGGACTGAGTTTGCAGCTCCGTTTCCTCCCCAGAGGCAGTGCGTCAGGGGCTGAAATAGGAGCGCAGCCCACCTCCCGCCCCCACAGTCCCTCTGCCGCTGCAGCTGAGGGAGCAAAGCGGCACCTAAACACAAATCAATTATTACACAGCTCTTAAAAACACTCTCTAGATTATAACTTCTGAAAAATAATGATGCATGCCACGGAGGTGAGTGAAATACTCCCCTCAACACAGACCATGAAAGGATCTGTGACGTCTACAGTTATGAATAGACAAGAAATAATCGATCATACTGATGTTGAATATATGATGTGGGGGAGATGAACAACTTAAGAGAACAGACTTCTTCCAGAACTTGTATCTTTGACCCGTTTACTGCTTAATGTGGCCCAAACCAAACACAAGCAAATTGagcattttgttgtttcctcCCTATTCGATTAATCGCAGgagctgtttattttatgagGTGGTATAACTTAATAAGTTCCTATGATAGGTGGGTCCATTACGCGCTTATTTATGAGCAACCTATACAACCTGCCAAAGGAGTTATGGGCCATAGACCACCAGAAGGAAATCAGCCACTTAAAGGGAGAGTGTGCgcatgtgtgagtgtgagaGGCTGGTATAAAACACCACATGTTTAAAAACGGCAAGATTTGGCAAAAGAACTGGGTAAATATCTTCATTTGGGAAAATTCAGGACATGTAGAGAACTTAAACAAAGAGTGGGATGTAAAGCGCTGATGTAATTTTTCTAATGCGTGTAAAACTGAAGAACaggagaaataaatgaatttctGCGTCACCGCATGACTTTTCCCCCTTCGCCTGCTGTGCGCATTTATATTTCAGAGATTAGACGGGCACCACACTGGCTCCAGTGTTTTCTGTGGGCTGAAACACTAAACCAATCCATTAGTAAATGAGTTCTGAGCCACACTGGTTCTTGGTGGTGCAGTTGTTGGTTTGAGCCTCACGGATCACGTTTCTTTATCTGCACCAAAAGTCTGAAACAGAACTCCCCTTCAGCCTTCATCCCGCATAACTGCGCGCTttattgagggtttttttttatttatccttctccaaaatattttaaaactaattttatagAACAGGTTAAAGGAGTTCTCAGGTGTAAACGAGTTAAAATACATATAATGGATAATCTTGTGCTTGTTAATTATTCTTACAATTTATAGAGAAATTATATAACATCTGAATGAAGGGAGAGCTGACAAACATAACCAGAATTAATTATTCCTAGTTTTACAATAAGGCTCCATTAATAGATGGCTGATAATAAATGAATCTATATAGACATTTTATAAATCATTAGTAAGTGTTTATTATGCATTAAGTAAGGGTGAGAAGGAGATTATGTcctaatatttacatttataaatgctTATTGTGCTGAAATGGTATCTGAAATGCTTAATATGACACTAAAGAGAAACCGCAGGTTTTGTCAACTCCTAGccattaattaatcaattaagtCGATTAATCAAGTgtatttgtgcagcacattcCAGCATTTCAATGGactttacgtcataaaaacacaaaataaaaaaatttaaaacaacacacaGTGAACAATTgagaaactttacatttttacctcCGTCATCATcaaaaatcatcaatacacgtTCAATATATTGGTCAATGCTCCATTTattaatgcataaaaacaaaatttatatacacttttttttgtaaaattcttgaaataatactaaataaaataatatgcatttcattttattttatttaagaaattaattataatctctgtaatatatatatatatatatatatatatatatatatatatatatatatatatatatatatatatatatatatatatatatatatatatatatatatatatatatttatatatatatatatatacaattttgtttcaaataggggatttattttgttttttgcgtGCATAAAACCAGGTGTGAAATGCGTGTGTTTGCGCAGGACACGTTGCGTGGACTGCAGTGGGCTCCGGCTGCGTCTCGGCTGTGTAAAACCTCAGTGCTTCAGTAAATGAGCTGTCTGATGAGCGCCTCTCGGGTTTCTCTAATATCTCTACCACATTGCGCCGCGCCTCCTCCTTTAACCCCCGCAGCCCGGGGGGCCAGATTATTTCAAGATGTGGACTCTCCGCCTCCTCCACTGCGGCGGCCAGCGCTGCCTTCTCACAACCCGGACACGTAAAGCAATCCCGGGGCAGTCGATCACTCGGAACTGCTCTCGGAAAGAGGCTTACATGCAGAAAGGATTCATTTCTCcccctctcttctctctctggactctttattaacttttaaaaaacgAACACAATGGCAGCGTTTGTGCTGCTGAAATCTTAGATGTCCAGATTTTAGGGagtcagaacattttcatcatgaAAAAACGGAGTAAATGAACCATTTATCCTAAAGTGGTTTTCACAGATTTGAGCTGGGCAGAAATTTAAGAGTTTACAGAAATCATAGCGGgagtcaatttattttttttttgcaataaaagaaaaaagagaaggagatgatgaaagatgaataaaaaaaggaaatcggCTCTTAAAAATGtcaccctgaaaaaaaaaccccgtacttttcttctgttttatgaaTGGAGTACAACTTTAATGAATTATATGACAGCAGATAGCTTTAgactcaaaacaaacatccGTCCTCAAGTTTTTTACCATTAAACGTCTTCTCTCATTTATTCCCCTGAATAAAATTGGCAAATAGCGCATCATTTCTGCTATTTCTAAGACAAATAACTAGAAATGTTGAAGTGGAGACATCCAGAGAAGAgggaaaagctgcagctctttccatcaaaacaaaacacaactgtTGACATGAGTGAGTTAAATGAAATTGGAGCTGCAATTATCAGCTTAACAGAGTTTCCTGTCATGTTGGA
This is a stretch of genomic DNA from Gambusia affinis linkage group LG16, SWU_Gaff_1.0, whole genome shotgun sequence. It encodes these proteins:
- the LOC122846538 gene encoding homeobox protein six1b; the encoded protein is MSILPSFGFTQEQVACVCEVLQQGGNLERLGRFLWSLPACDHLHKNESVLKAKAVVAFHRGNFRELYKILESHQFSPHNHPKLQQLWLKAHYVEAEKLRGRPLGAVGKYRVRRKFPLPRTIWDGEETSYCFKEKSRGVLREWYTHNPYPSPREKRELAEATGLTTTQVSNWFKNRRQRDRAAEAKERENSENSNAGGNKQNQLSPLDGGKSLMSSSEDEFSPPQSPDQNSALLLQGNMSHPGASAYPMSGLGAPQPVHGMHGHPHQLQDSLLGPLTSSLVDLGS